Proteins from a single region of Felis catus isolate Fca126 chromosome B4, F.catus_Fca126_mat1.0, whole genome shotgun sequence:
- the HEBP1 gene encoding heme-binding protein 1 isoform X2 has product MLGMIKNSLFGSVETWPWQVLSKGGKEEVSYEERTCEGGQFATVEVTDKPVDEGLREAMPKVMKYVGGTNDKGIGMGMTVPISFAVFPSDDGSLQKKLKVWFRIPNQFQSNPPVPTDDSVKIEERESITVYSLQFGGYAKEADYVAHAAQLRTALEGTATCRSDIYFCTGYDPPMKPYGRRNEVWLVKA; this is encoded by the exons ATGTTGGGCATGATCAAGAACTCGCTGTTCGGAAGCGTAGAAACGTGGCCTTGGCAGGTCCTGAGCAAAGGGGGCAAG GAAGAAGTCTCCTATGAGGAGAGGACCTGTGAAGGCGGACAGTTTGCCACAGTGGAAGTGACAGATAAGCCTGTGGATGAGGGTCTGCGTGAAGCCATGCCCAAGGTCATGAAGTATGTGGGGGGCACCAATGACAAGG gaatcGGGATGGGCATGACCGTGcctatttcctttgctgtgtttcCAAGTGATGATGGCTCCCTGCAGAAGAAATTGAAAGTCTGGTTCCGGATTCCAAACCAGTTTCAGAGCAACCCGCCAGTTCCCACCGATGACAGTGTTAAGATCGAAGAGAGGGAAAGCATCACTGTCTATTCCCT GCAGTTTGGTGGTTATGCCAAGGAGGCCGACTATGTAGCACACGCCGCTCAGCTGCGGACCGCCTTGGAGGGCACAGCCACCTGCCGGAGTGACATCTACTTCTGCACTGGGTACGACCCTCCCATGAAGCCCTACGGACGCCGCAATGAGGTCTGGCTGGTGAAAGCATGA
- the HEBP1 gene encoding heme-binding protein 1 isoform X3, whose translation MPKVMKYVGGTNDKGIGMGMTVPISFAVFPSDDGSLQKKLKVWFRIPNQFQSNPPVPTDDSVKIEERESITVYSLTNLPYSWKFVPFDHLHPFLQLSAYIPYRWQPSGSSLQFGGYAKEADYVAHAAQLRTALEGTATCRSDIYFCTGYDPPMKPYGRRNEVWLVKA comes from the exons ATGCCCAAGGTCATGAAGTATGTGGGGGGCACCAATGACAAGG gaatcGGGATGGGCATGACCGTGcctatttcctttgctgtgtttcCAAGTGATGATGGCTCCCTGCAGAAGAAATTGAAAGTCTGGTTCCGGATTCCAAACCAGTTTCAGAGCAACCCGCCAGTTCCCACCGATGACAGTGTTAAGATCGAAGAGAGGGAAAGCATCACTGTCTATTCCCT GACAAATTTACCTTAtagctggaaatttgtaccttttgaccaccttcacccatttctccaacTCTCCGCCTACATCCCCTATCGTTGGCAACCATCAGGCTCTTCTCT GCAGTTTGGTGGTTATGCCAAGGAGGCCGACTATGTAGCACACGCCGCTCAGCTGCGGACCGCCTTGGAGGGCACAGCCACCTGCCGGAGTGACATCTACTTCTGCACTGGGTACGACCCTCCCATGAAGCCCTACGGACGCCGCAATGAGGTCTGGCTGGTGAAAGCATGA
- the HEBP1 gene encoding heme-binding protein 1 isoform X1, whose translation MLGMIKNSLFGSVETWPWQVLSKGGKEEVSYEERTCEGGQFATVEVTDKPVDEGLREAMPKVMKYVGGTNDKGIGMGMTVPISFAVFPSDDGSLQKKLKVWFRIPNQFQSNPPVPTDDSVKIEERESITVYSLTNLPYSWKFVPFDHLHPFLQLSAYIPYRWQPSGSSLQFGGYAKEADYVAHAAQLRTALEGTATCRSDIYFCTGYDPPMKPYGRRNEVWLVKA comes from the exons ATGTTGGGCATGATCAAGAACTCGCTGTTCGGAAGCGTAGAAACGTGGCCTTGGCAGGTCCTGAGCAAAGGGGGCAAG GAAGAAGTCTCCTATGAGGAGAGGACCTGTGAAGGCGGACAGTTTGCCACAGTGGAAGTGACAGATAAGCCTGTGGATGAGGGTCTGCGTGAAGCCATGCCCAAGGTCATGAAGTATGTGGGGGGCACCAATGACAAGG gaatcGGGATGGGCATGACCGTGcctatttcctttgctgtgtttcCAAGTGATGATGGCTCCCTGCAGAAGAAATTGAAAGTCTGGTTCCGGATTCCAAACCAGTTTCAGAGCAACCCGCCAGTTCCCACCGATGACAGTGTTAAGATCGAAGAGAGGGAAAGCATCACTGTCTATTCCCT GACAAATTTACCTTAtagctggaaatttgtaccttttgaccaccttcacccatttctccaacTCTCCGCCTACATCCCCTATCGTTGGCAACCATCAGGCTCTTCTCT GCAGTTTGGTGGTTATGCCAAGGAGGCCGACTATGTAGCACACGCCGCTCAGCTGCGGACCGCCTTGGAGGGCACAGCCACCTGCCGGAGTGACATCTACTTCTGCACTGGGTACGACCCTCCCATGAAGCCCTACGGACGCCGCAATGAGGTCTGGCTGGTGAAAGCATGA